The Commensalibacter nepenthis genome has a window encoding:
- a CDS encoding glycosyltransferase yields the protein MAVIYNTNYTHNSNSYLTLAVARAAKELWGDENVVVADNMNLLSIAATHEHDVLICIDGQRTDFELIKRLRPCFKTMIFWAFEDPFMLDFNVHVTSNFDYVFTNDPSCIDAYQVEAYYLPLAGSKSIHYRAVKNTQDLDYDIFFAGTMWPNRVEVLRRLLIAFPEARFKLICPGNEYLPPLPKDLIKRIIPRPVSIESFIDFANASQVTLTMFRNYASHGDVGQATAPGPRLYELGLAGTAQVVELPFEMDEKYLKELDGVSIARNTDEVIEAIANILNEKELRKKLATETQKAVLNKHLYKDRLSEIAKITQADFQKKQKQEILPEKPRRQAKLRVLFVTHSTVHEHVWGGIEVYQQILSTSLVKDVEFFYWLRRRGACYLTDVNGKEIERFDMPDVGWLDSMNDAGEETAFSSVVNQYSFDIVHIQHLGHHTLSIPIIAKACGVGVVFSYHDFLAVCSHYNLLNYEQRYCEIDKKNIGACDICLKTSEKLEFGVQQTRRAFVAKIMKNVDVCLFGTKHSYELALKIYPVLETKKNYVMGIPSPDTSIPLKQKKYEPLNGRKLKVATVGNFIRSKGADTILSILQSANPDLYEFHIFGYMQPDYENVLKEMKRDNVILHGAYGLGEVAALQVADVAMTLSIWPETYCISLSEAWQNGLIPIVTDVGALGDRVKDGVNGFKVEIGAVNTVIDRLELIRSDEMLRKQIMDNITPELWVTAADYSKELLKVYEDVVPYDKLGVSNLKWDIGRLHYLPHASWKDQAPPRHIFDPPTGNDLHVELPQTVDDWAVVQGANYYLDDICYHILNIDDNKKFKPAHEFHIRGWFISPGLSNAGSLYTVLIHADSDLTIFLECQRENRADVAESFANAPIRNGFAGQAALRGKWCEGRFRIGLINIVNGSAAFQLTTNEIEVEEGQVQKIHTVLHSNQVILDDFSRIIEKDGLIRGIKLDSFVEKNILAQRFGELEYCIEHFTGFIQEEGTVENDTVTADKTILKIAGWAFNRNNLMAGRMYIVFVNDQSEDCFIVGTSRLMRHETSDIFQSAPLNNGFIADIRLKQGCFKQFNGHYHVYLVNIVNNEYQIANTGILVNIVNNAIEEVKDSVLTEDIMEKNIRIIDDKFK from the coding sequence ATGGCCGTTATTTACAACACAAACTATACACATAATTCAAATTCCTATTTGACGCTTGCGGTTGCACGAGCAGCAAAAGAACTTTGGGGAGATGAAAATGTTGTTGTCGCTGATAATATGAATTTATTATCAATTGCAGCCACACACGAACATGACGTTTTGATTTGTATTGATGGTCAGCGTACTGATTTTGAATTAATCAAACGGTTAAGACCTTGTTTTAAGACGATGATATTTTGGGCATTCGAAGACCCATTTATGTTGGATTTTAATGTTCATGTAACCTCTAACTTTGACTATGTATTTACTAATGATCCGAGCTGTATTGATGCCTATCAAGTCGAGGCTTATTATTTGCCATTAGCTGGTAGTAAGTCTATTCATTATAGAGCCGTTAAAAATACACAAGACCTTGATTATGATATTTTCTTTGCTGGGACGATGTGGCCTAATCGTGTGGAGGTTTTGCGTCGTTTGCTAATTGCTTTCCCAGAAGCTCGTTTTAAATTAATATGTCCAGGTAATGAGTATTTGCCTCCTTTACCAAAGGATTTAATCAAACGTATTATTCCAAGACCCGTCAGCATTGAATCTTTTATTGATTTCGCAAATGCCAGCCAAGTGACGCTGACGATGTTTCGTAATTATGCAAGCCATGGTGATGTAGGGCAAGCGACAGCTCCTGGACCAAGATTATATGAATTGGGTTTGGCGGGAACTGCACAAGTCGTTGAGCTGCCATTTGAGATGGATGAAAAATATCTTAAAGAATTAGATGGCGTTTCCATTGCACGGAATACAGATGAAGTAATAGAAGCTATTGCCAATATCTTAAATGAAAAAGAATTAAGAAAAAAACTAGCAACAGAGACACAAAAAGCTGTTTTAAACAAACATTTATATAAAGATCGTTTGAGTGAAATTGCCAAGATTACTCAGGCAGATTTTCAAAAGAAGCAAAAGCAAGAAATATTGCCTGAAAAGCCACGTCGTCAAGCGAAATTACGTGTTTTATTTGTAACGCATTCTACGGTGCATGAGCATGTCTGGGGTGGTATTGAAGTTTACCAACAAATCTTGTCTACCAGTCTAGTCAAAGATGTTGAGTTTTTTTATTGGTTGCGTCGACGTGGTGCTTGTTACCTTACAGATGTGAATGGTAAGGAAATTGAACGGTTTGATATGCCTGATGTGGGTTGGTTGGATTCAATGAATGATGCTGGCGAAGAAACCGCATTTTCAAGTGTTGTCAATCAATATAGTTTTGATATCGTTCATATTCAGCATTTAGGGCATCATACATTATCCATACCCATTATTGCAAAAGCATGTGGGGTTGGGGTTGTTTTCTCTTATCACGACTTTTTGGCAGTTTGTTCTCATTATAATTTACTGAATTATGAACAACGTTATTGTGAAATTGATAAAAAGAATATCGGTGCTTGTGATATTTGTTTGAAAACTTCCGAAAAGTTAGAATTCGGTGTGCAGCAGACAAGACGTGCCTTTGTTGCCAAAATTATGAAAAATGTTGACGTTTGTTTATTTGGAACAAAACATTCTTATGAATTGGCGTTGAAGATTTATCCTGTTTTAGAAACTAAGAAAAACTATGTTATGGGTATTCCTTCACCTGATACGTCCATTCCATTGAAACAGAAGAAATATGAACCTTTAAACGGTCGAAAACTCAAAGTAGCAACGGTTGGGAATTTTATTCGTTCAAAGGGTGCAGATACAATTTTGTCCATTCTGCAATCGGCTAATCCTGATCTTTACGAGTTTCATATATTTGGATATATGCAACCAGATTATGAAAATGTTTTAAAGGAAATGAAAAGAGACAATGTGATATTGCACGGAGCCTATGGATTAGGTGAAGTTGCGGCATTACAGGTTGCGGATGTGGCAATGACTTTGTCTATATGGCCCGAAACATATTGTATTTCTTTATCAGAAGCATGGCAAAATGGATTAATTCCAATTGTGACTGATGTCGGGGCATTAGGCGATCGTGTAAAAGACGGTGTGAATGGATTTAAAGTTGAGATTGGTGCTGTGAATACGGTGATTGATCGTCTTGAACTGATCCGTTCAGATGAAATGCTGCGCAAACAAATTATGGATAATATTACCCCTGAATTATGGGTAACAGCGGCTGATTATTCAAAAGAATTATTAAAAGTTTATGAGGATGTTGTTCCATATGATAAATTAGGTGTCAGTAATTTAAAATGGGATATTGGTCGTTTACATTATTTGCCACATGCATCATGGAAAGATCAGGCACCGCCTCGTCATATTTTCGACCCACCAACAGGCAATGATTTACATGTTGAGTTGCCACAGACTGTTGATGATTGGGCAGTTGTTCAAGGAGCAAATTATTATTTAGATGATATTTGTTATCATATACTGAATATTGACGATAATAAAAAGTTCAAGCCTGCACATGAGTTCCATATTCGTGGTTGGTTTATCTCTCCTGGATTATCCAATGCGGGCTCTTTATATACTGTTTTAATTCATGCAGATAGTGATTTGACAATATTCTTAGAATGTCAACGTGAAAACCGTGCCGATGTGGCTGAAAGCTTTGCCAATGCACCTATTCGTAATGGTTTTGCTGGACAGGCTGCTTTAAGAGGAAAATGGTGTGAAGGTCGCTTTAGAATTGGTTTGATTAATATTGTCAATGGTTCTGCTGCGTTCCAATTGACAACCAATGAAATTGAGGTTGAAGAAGGACAAGTTCAGAAAATTCATACGGTTTTACATAGCAATCAAGTTATTTTAGATGATTTTAGTCGTATTATTGAAAAAGATGGTTTAATTCGTGGAATCAAGCTGGATAGTTTTGTAGAGAAAAATATTCTTGCCCAACGTTTTGGAGAGTTGGAATATTGTATTGAACATTTCACCGGGTTTATTCAAGAGGAGGGTACAGTTGAAAATGATACTGTTACAGCTGATAAAACGATCTTGAAAATCGCTGGCTGGGCATTTAATCGCAATAATTTAATGGCTGGTCGGATGTATATTGTATTTGTGAACGATCAATCAGAAGATTGCTTTATTGTTGGTACATCACGACTTATGCGCCATGAAACTTCAGATATTTTTCAGTCGGCACCGTTAAATAATGGTTTTATTGCTGATATTCGTTTGAAGCAGGGATGTTTTAAACAGTTTAATGGACATTATCATGTGTATTTAGTTAACATCGTAAACAATGAATATCAAATTGCCAATACGGGTATTCTTGTAAATATCGTTAATAATGCTATTGAAGAGGTGAAAGATAGCGTTTTAACTGAGGATATTATGGAGAAAAATATTCGAATAATCGATGATAAATTTAAATAA